A window from Nothobranchius furzeri strain GRZ-AD chromosome 17, NfurGRZ-RIMD1, whole genome shotgun sequence encodes these proteins:
- the LOC107393938 gene encoding T-box transcription factor TBX5 isoform X2 — MSLPETTGTLFQWDMANGGDQFCLAEHPDPDLDCMEPPKETKEENHGFTLKAAASPQSSQQDGMEAIKVVLHDRELWTKFDEVGTEMIITKAGRRMFPSYKVKVSGLNPKTKYILLMDIVPADEHRYKFADNKWSITGKAEPAMPGRLYVHPDSPATGAHWSRQLVSFQKLKLTNNHLDPFGHIILNSMHKYQPRLHIVKADENNGFGSKNTAFCTHVFPETAFIAVTSYQNHKITQLKIENNPFAKGFRGSDDNELHRMAKLQGKDYPVVPRSTIRQKACSAGSPFRGETRGLRVSPEAVGSPYSCENGINGGSPRELLSAPPTHFSHPHPHLQPQVYHCSKRKEPNSSSRNHQHPYKNTFSGGSPSEEDSYYHPSSYPPPPPPPGLPNLSALGLTDSPYSSDMGQRQACMFASSETRMDEFSCASWSYPCPLPAAMTPMEPYPPYTPHPPYSSSPQGSRLSSLAQKSSPPLGEPITHDPYQSQGSGARSQSSQNIPSRQLGSPLREYPRYTPNLSPPLYQTLDSHTHLRCGVPEWSAAS, encoded by the exons ATGAGCCTTCCAGAGACCACTGGCACCTTATTCCAG TGGGACATGGCAAACGGAGGGGATCAGTTTTGCCTTGCAGAGCATCCGGACCCAGACTTGGACTGCATGGAGCCTCCAAAAGAGACTAAAGAAGAAAATCACGGCTTCACTCTAAAAGCAGCTGCTTCACCACAGTCCAGCCAGCAGGAT GGGATGGAGGCAATCAAAGTTGTCCTTCATGACAGGGAACTCTGGACCAAGTTTGACGAGGTGGGAACTGAGATGATCATCACTAAAGCTGGAAG GAGAATGTTTCCCAGCTACAAAGTCAAAGTCTCAGGACTGAACCCGAAGACCAAATACATTCTGCTGATGGACATCGTGCCTGCAGATGAACATCGCTACAAGTTTGCAGACAATAAATG GTCGATAACGGGCAAAGCAGAGCCCGCCATGCCTGGAAGGCTCTACGTCCACCCGGACTCTCCAGCCACGGGAGCGCACTGGAGCCGCCAGCTTGTTTCCTTCCAGAAGCTCAAACTCACCAACAACCACCTGGACCCTTTTGGACAC ATAATACTCAACTCCATGCACAAATACCAGCCTCGACTTCACATCGTCAAAGCGGATGAAAACAACGGCTTTGGCTCCAAAAACACAGCTTTCTGCACTCATGTGTTCCCAGAGACAGCCTTCATTGCTGTGACATCGTATCAAAACCACAAG ATCACTCAGCTGAAGATAGAAAATAATCCTTTTGCAAAGGGTTTCAGAGGCAGCGATGACAATGAGCTGCATCGCATGGCCAAGCTTCAGGG tAAGGATTACCCTGTCGTACCTCGCAGTACAATCCGCCAAAAAGCTTGCTCTGCTGGGAGTCCCTTCAGGGGGGAGACTCGGGGACTGCGGGTCTCCCCCGAGGCTGTTGGGTCCCCCTACAGCTGTGAGAATGGCATAAATGGTGGCAGTCCTCGGGAGCTGCTGAGCGCTCCACCGACCCACTTCAGCCACCctcatccacacctgcagccacaGGTCTACCACTGCAGCAAGAGGAAAG AACCAAATAGCTCTTCAAGGAACCACCAGCATCCCTATAAGAATACCTTCTCTGGTGGCTCGCCAAGCGAGGAGGACTCCTACTACCACCCTTCCTCCtaccctcctcctccacctcctccaggtTTACCCAATCTGTCTGCCCTGGGTCTCACCGACTCCCCCTACAGCTCAGACATGGGACAGCGACAGGCCTGCATGTTTGCCAGCTCAGAGACCAGAATGGATGAGTTCAGTTGTGCATCCTGGTCTTACCCCTGCCCGCTCCCCGCTGCCATGACTCCCATGGAACCCTACCCACCTTACACACCTCACCCCCCCTACAGCTCCAGCCCTCAGGGCTCTCGGCTCAGCTCTTTAGCCCAAAAAAGCTCTCCGCCTCTGGGGGAGCCCATCACCCACGATCCCTACCAGAGCCAAGGCTCAGGAGCTCGGTCTCAGAGCTCCCAGAACATTCCCAGCAGGCAGCTTGGCTCTCCTCTCCGAGAGTATCCTCGCTACACTCCCAACCTGTCGCCACCTCTCTACCAAACACTAGACTCCCACACACACCTCAGGTGTGGAGTCCCAGAATGGAGTGCAGCCTCATAA
- the LOC107393938 gene encoding T-box transcription factor TBX5 isoform X1, with translation MSLPETTGTLFQWDMANGGDQFCLAEHPDPDLDCMEPPKETKEENHGFTLKAAASPQSSQQDGMEAIKVVLHDRELWTKFDEVGTEMIITKAGRRMFPSYKVKVSGLNPKTKYILLMDIVPADEHRYKFADNKWSITGKAEPAMPGRLYVHPDSPATGAHWSRQLVSFQKLKLTNNHLDPFGHIILNSMHKYQPRLHIVKADENNGFGSKNTAFCTHVFPETAFIAVTSYQNHKITQLKIENNPFAKGFRGSDDNELHRMAKLQGKDYPVVPRSTIRQKACSAGSPFRGETRGLRVSPEAVGSPYSCENGINGGSPRELLSAPPTHFSHPHPHLQPQVYHCSKRKAEPNSSSRNHQHPYKNTFSGGSPSEEDSYYHPSSYPPPPPPPGLPNLSALGLTDSPYSSDMGQRQACMFASSETRMDEFSCASWSYPCPLPAAMTPMEPYPPYTPHPPYSSSPQGSRLSSLAQKSSPPLGEPITHDPYQSQGSGARSQSSQNIPSRQLGSPLREYPRYTPNLSPPLYQTLDSHTHLRCGVPEWSAAS, from the exons ATGAGCCTTCCAGAGACCACTGGCACCTTATTCCAG TGGGACATGGCAAACGGAGGGGATCAGTTTTGCCTTGCAGAGCATCCGGACCCAGACTTGGACTGCATGGAGCCTCCAAAAGAGACTAAAGAAGAAAATCACGGCTTCACTCTAAAAGCAGCTGCTTCACCACAGTCCAGCCAGCAGGAT GGGATGGAGGCAATCAAAGTTGTCCTTCATGACAGGGAACTCTGGACCAAGTTTGACGAGGTGGGAACTGAGATGATCATCACTAAAGCTGGAAG GAGAATGTTTCCCAGCTACAAAGTCAAAGTCTCAGGACTGAACCCGAAGACCAAATACATTCTGCTGATGGACATCGTGCCTGCAGATGAACATCGCTACAAGTTTGCAGACAATAAATG GTCGATAACGGGCAAAGCAGAGCCCGCCATGCCTGGAAGGCTCTACGTCCACCCGGACTCTCCAGCCACGGGAGCGCACTGGAGCCGCCAGCTTGTTTCCTTCCAGAAGCTCAAACTCACCAACAACCACCTGGACCCTTTTGGACAC ATAATACTCAACTCCATGCACAAATACCAGCCTCGACTTCACATCGTCAAAGCGGATGAAAACAACGGCTTTGGCTCCAAAAACACAGCTTTCTGCACTCATGTGTTCCCAGAGACAGCCTTCATTGCTGTGACATCGTATCAAAACCACAAG ATCACTCAGCTGAAGATAGAAAATAATCCTTTTGCAAAGGGTTTCAGAGGCAGCGATGACAATGAGCTGCATCGCATGGCCAAGCTTCAGGG tAAGGATTACCCTGTCGTACCTCGCAGTACAATCCGCCAAAAAGCTTGCTCTGCTGGGAGTCCCTTCAGGGGGGAGACTCGGGGACTGCGGGTCTCCCCCGAGGCTGTTGGGTCCCCCTACAGCTGTGAGAATGGCATAAATGGTGGCAGTCCTCGGGAGCTGCTGAGCGCTCCACCGACCCACTTCAGCCACCctcatccacacctgcagccacaGGTCTACCACTGCAGCAAGAGGAAAG CAGAACCAAATAGCTCTTCAAGGAACCACCAGCATCCCTATAAGAATACCTTCTCTGGTGGCTCGCCAAGCGAGGAGGACTCCTACTACCACCCTTCCTCCtaccctcctcctccacctcctccaggtTTACCCAATCTGTCTGCCCTGGGTCTCACCGACTCCCCCTACAGCTCAGACATGGGACAGCGACAGGCCTGCATGTTTGCCAGCTCAGAGACCAGAATGGATGAGTTCAGTTGTGCATCCTGGTCTTACCCCTGCCCGCTCCCCGCTGCCATGACTCCCATGGAACCCTACCCACCTTACACACCTCACCCCCCCTACAGCTCCAGCCCTCAGGGCTCTCGGCTCAGCTCTTTAGCCCAAAAAAGCTCTCCGCCTCTGGGGGAGCCCATCACCCACGATCCCTACCAGAGCCAAGGCTCAGGAGCTCGGTCTCAGAGCTCCCAGAACATTCCCAGCAGGCAGCTTGGCTCTCCTCTCCGAGAGTATCCTCGCTACACTCCCAACCTGTCGCCACCTCTCTACCAAACACTAGACTCCCACACACACCTCAGGTGTGGAGTCCCAGAATGGAGTGCAGCCTCATAA
- the LOC107393938 gene encoding T-box transcription factor TBX5 isoform X3: protein MANGGDQFCLAEHPDPDLDCMEPPKETKEENHGFTLKAAASPQSSQQDGMEAIKVVLHDRELWTKFDEVGTEMIITKAGRRMFPSYKVKVSGLNPKTKYILLMDIVPADEHRYKFADNKWSITGKAEPAMPGRLYVHPDSPATGAHWSRQLVSFQKLKLTNNHLDPFGHIILNSMHKYQPRLHIVKADENNGFGSKNTAFCTHVFPETAFIAVTSYQNHKITQLKIENNPFAKGFRGSDDNELHRMAKLQGKDYPVVPRSTIRQKACSAGSPFRGETRGLRVSPEAVGSPYSCENGINGGSPRELLSAPPTHFSHPHPHLQPQVYHCSKRKAEPNSSSRNHQHPYKNTFSGGSPSEEDSYYHPSSYPPPPPPPGLPNLSALGLTDSPYSSDMGQRQACMFASSETRMDEFSCASWSYPCPLPAAMTPMEPYPPYTPHPPYSSSPQGSRLSSLAQKSSPPLGEPITHDPYQSQGSGARSQSSQNIPSRQLGSPLREYPRYTPNLSPPLYQTLDSHTHLRCGVPEWSAAS from the exons ATGGCAAACGGAGGGGATCAGTTTTGCCTTGCAGAGCATCCGGACCCAGACTTGGACTGCATGGAGCCTCCAAAAGAGACTAAAGAAGAAAATCACGGCTTCACTCTAAAAGCAGCTGCTTCACCACAGTCCAGCCAGCAGGAT GGGATGGAGGCAATCAAAGTTGTCCTTCATGACAGGGAACTCTGGACCAAGTTTGACGAGGTGGGAACTGAGATGATCATCACTAAAGCTGGAAG GAGAATGTTTCCCAGCTACAAAGTCAAAGTCTCAGGACTGAACCCGAAGACCAAATACATTCTGCTGATGGACATCGTGCCTGCAGATGAACATCGCTACAAGTTTGCAGACAATAAATG GTCGATAACGGGCAAAGCAGAGCCCGCCATGCCTGGAAGGCTCTACGTCCACCCGGACTCTCCAGCCACGGGAGCGCACTGGAGCCGCCAGCTTGTTTCCTTCCAGAAGCTCAAACTCACCAACAACCACCTGGACCCTTTTGGACAC ATAATACTCAACTCCATGCACAAATACCAGCCTCGACTTCACATCGTCAAAGCGGATGAAAACAACGGCTTTGGCTCCAAAAACACAGCTTTCTGCACTCATGTGTTCCCAGAGACAGCCTTCATTGCTGTGACATCGTATCAAAACCACAAG ATCACTCAGCTGAAGATAGAAAATAATCCTTTTGCAAAGGGTTTCAGAGGCAGCGATGACAATGAGCTGCATCGCATGGCCAAGCTTCAGGG tAAGGATTACCCTGTCGTACCTCGCAGTACAATCCGCCAAAAAGCTTGCTCTGCTGGGAGTCCCTTCAGGGGGGAGACTCGGGGACTGCGGGTCTCCCCCGAGGCTGTTGGGTCCCCCTACAGCTGTGAGAATGGCATAAATGGTGGCAGTCCTCGGGAGCTGCTGAGCGCTCCACCGACCCACTTCAGCCACCctcatccacacctgcagccacaGGTCTACCACTGCAGCAAGAGGAAAG CAGAACCAAATAGCTCTTCAAGGAACCACCAGCATCCCTATAAGAATACCTTCTCTGGTGGCTCGCCAAGCGAGGAGGACTCCTACTACCACCCTTCCTCCtaccctcctcctccacctcctccaggtTTACCCAATCTGTCTGCCCTGGGTCTCACCGACTCCCCCTACAGCTCAGACATGGGACAGCGACAGGCCTGCATGTTTGCCAGCTCAGAGACCAGAATGGATGAGTTCAGTTGTGCATCCTGGTCTTACCCCTGCCCGCTCCCCGCTGCCATGACTCCCATGGAACCCTACCCACCTTACACACCTCACCCCCCCTACAGCTCCAGCCCTCAGGGCTCTCGGCTCAGCTCTTTAGCCCAAAAAAGCTCTCCGCCTCTGGGGGAGCCCATCACCCACGATCCCTACCAGAGCCAAGGCTCAGGAGCTCGGTCTCAGAGCTCCCAGAACATTCCCAGCAGGCAGCTTGGCTCTCCTCTCCGAGAGTATCCTCGCTACACTCCCAACCTGTCGCCACCTCTCTACCAAACACTAGACTCCCACACACACCTCAGGTGTGGAGTCCCAGAATGGAGTGCAGCCTCATAA